The following proteins are co-located in the Longimicrobium sp. genome:
- the malQ gene encoding 4-alpha-glucanotransferase — translation MVRVTGERRSGVLLHPTSLPGEGTGDLGAHAYRFVDWLALAGQTLWQILPLVAVGESGSPYNGLSAFAGNVTLLSADLLVEDALLDEDEARAPAFDPARADFAGAARWKDGLLRRAHAAFRASASPGLRAGFAEYRERQRGWLDDWTLFRALRDVHGAPWTAWPEPLRRRDAGALAAASGELAGEIERHALAQFLFDRQWGELRRYAASRGIFVVGDIPIFVAHDSADVWAHPEIFALDEGGHPTVVSGVPPDYFSSTGQRWGNPLYRWDVLERQGYGWWTARFRRTLEMVDIARIDHFRGFESYWEVPADEATALHGRWMPGPGTRLFAAVERELGPLPLIAEDLGIITPEVERLRDELGFPGMRVLQFAFGQDDPENPHLPRNYPRECVAYTGTHDNNTALGWWHDEAGAGERAALAELAGDAHPAEVGWRMIEVVLGSRSDLAVIPLQDVLGLGSEGRMNTPGSVSGDWQWRFRDGSLTRERASRLREITARTGRLHGEERR, via the coding sequence GTGGTGAGGGTCACGGGCGAGCGCCGCAGCGGCGTCCTGCTGCACCCCACCTCGCTTCCCGGCGAGGGGACGGGCGACCTGGGCGCGCACGCGTACCGCTTCGTGGACTGGCTGGCCCTGGCCGGGCAGACGCTCTGGCAGATCCTCCCGCTGGTGGCCGTGGGCGAGAGCGGCTCGCCCTACAACGGCCTTTCCGCCTTCGCGGGGAACGTCACCCTTCTTTCCGCCGACCTGCTGGTGGAGGACGCGCTGCTGGACGAGGACGAGGCGCGCGCCCCGGCGTTCGACCCCGCGCGGGCGGACTTCGCGGGCGCGGCGCGGTGGAAGGACGGGCTGCTGCGCCGCGCGCACGCCGCCTTCCGCGCCTCCGCGTCGCCGGGGCTGCGCGCGGGGTTCGCCGAGTACCGCGAGCGGCAGCGCGGGTGGCTGGACGACTGGACGCTCTTCCGCGCGCTTCGCGACGTGCACGGCGCGCCGTGGACCGCGTGGCCGGAGCCGCTGCGGCGCCGGGACGCCGGCGCGCTCGCCGCGGCATCCGGGGAGCTGGCGGGAGAGATCGAGCGGCACGCGCTGGCGCAGTTCCTGTTCGACCGGCAGTGGGGCGAGCTGCGCCGCTACGCCGCCTCGCGCGGCATCTTCGTGGTGGGCGACATCCCCATCTTCGTGGCCCACGACAGCGCCGACGTGTGGGCGCACCCGGAGATCTTCGCGCTGGACGAGGGCGGCCATCCCACCGTGGTCAGCGGGGTGCCGCCCGACTACTTCAGCTCCACCGGGCAGCGCTGGGGGAACCCGCTCTACCGCTGGGACGTGCTGGAGCGCCAGGGCTACGGCTGGTGGACGGCGCGCTTCCGGCGCACGCTGGAGATGGTGGACATCGCGCGCATCGACCACTTCCGCGGCTTCGAGAGCTACTGGGAGGTGCCGGCCGACGAGGCGACGGCGCTGCACGGCCGCTGGATGCCCGGCCCGGGAACGCGCCTGTTCGCCGCGGTGGAGCGCGAGCTGGGGCCGCTTCCGCTCATCGCCGAGGACCTGGGGATCATCACCCCCGAGGTCGAGCGGCTGCGCGACGAGCTGGGCTTTCCCGGGATGCGCGTCCTCCAGTTCGCCTTCGGCCAGGACGATCCGGAGAATCCCCATCTCCCCCGCAACTACCCGCGCGAGTGCGTTGCGTACACGGGGACGCACGACAACAACACCGCGCTGGGATGGTGGCACGACGAGGCGGGCGCCGGCGAGCGGGCCGCGCTGGCGGAGCTGGCGGGGGACGCGCACCCGGCCGAGGTGGGGTGGCGGATGATCGAGGTGGTGCTGGGGTCGCGGTCCGACCTGGCGGTGATCCCGCTGCAGGACGTGCTGGGGCTGGGAAGCGAGGGGCGGATGAACACGCCGGGGTCGGTGAGCGGCGACTGGCAGTGGCGCTTCCGCGACGGGTCGCTGACGCGCGAGCGGGCGTCGCGGCTGCGCGAGATCACCGCGCGAACCGGGAGGCTGCATGGCGAAGAACGGCGCTGA
- a CDS encoding asparaginase, whose translation MAERALPRILLLATGGTISMRRSAEAGGAVPQLTGQEIVEAVPGIEHVAQLEVREFGRFPGPHMTIERMWELRAAILDAFAQGVEGVVVTHGTDTIEETAYLLDRSLPAEIPVVITGAMRNSSELSWDGPANLMSATEVAAAPEARGRGTMVVMDEEIVQGAEVVKTHTEQAGTFRSPNWGPLGITDTGRALFYRESRRRPTLAPRHPVVPVDLIKIVAGADARLVEASLDSGANAIVLEAMGRGNVPPAVLPGIRRWMDAEKPVVVATRSSRGRVLDTYAYEGGGHQLREMGCIFADHLTGQQARIELILALGVHGRDVQRIRDTVEAGRYEE comes from the coding sequence GTGGCTGAGCGCGCCCTTCCCCGCATCCTGCTGCTGGCCACCGGCGGCACCATCTCCATGCGCAGGAGCGCCGAGGCCGGCGGCGCCGTCCCCCAGCTCACCGGGCAGGAGATCGTGGAGGCGGTGCCGGGGATCGAGCACGTGGCCCAGCTGGAGGTGCGCGAGTTCGGGCGCTTCCCCGGGCCGCACATGACCATCGAGCGGATGTGGGAGCTGCGCGCGGCGATCCTGGACGCCTTCGCGCAGGGCGTGGAGGGCGTGGTCGTCACCCACGGCACCGACACCATCGAGGAGACGGCGTACCTGCTGGACCGCTCGCTCCCGGCCGAGATCCCGGTGGTCATCACCGGCGCGATGCGCAATTCGTCGGAGCTGTCGTGGGACGGGCCGGCCAACCTGATGAGCGCCACCGAGGTGGCCGCCGCCCCCGAGGCGCGCGGGCGCGGGACGATGGTGGTGATGGACGAGGAGATCGTGCAGGGCGCCGAGGTGGTGAAGACGCACACCGAGCAGGCGGGCACCTTCCGCTCGCCCAACTGGGGGCCGCTGGGGATCACCGACACCGGGCGCGCCCTCTTCTACCGCGAGAGTCGCCGCCGCCCCACGCTGGCGCCGCGGCACCCCGTCGTGCCCGTGGACCTGATCAAGATCGTCGCCGGGGCCGACGCGCGGCTGGTGGAGGCCAGCCTGGACAGCGGCGCCAACGCCATCGTGCTGGAGGCGATGGGGCGCGGCAACGTTCCCCCCGCCGTCCTCCCCGGCATCCGCCGCTGGATGGACGCGGAGAAGCCCGTCGTCGTCGCCACGCGGTCCTCGCGCGGGCGGGTGCTGGATACCTACGCGTACGAGGGTGGCGGCCACCAGCTGCGGGAGATGGGGTGCATCTTCGCCGACCACCTCACCGGGCAGCAGGCGCGCATCGAGCTGATCCTGGCGCTGGGCGTGCACGGCCGCGACGTGCAGCGCATCCGCGACACCGTGGAGGCGGGCCGATACGAGGAGTAG
- a CDS encoding sigma 54-interacting transcriptional regulator, which yields MRGNGVPMPPAGALSELAQAVRDRSVESWGAARAVTLIGRDPALIESQRKLQRFAASNAPILLTGETGTGKELFARALYLLGARRGKPFIRVNCAQYHDGNLMASELFGHKKGSFTGAVADHRGLFEEANGGVVFLDEIGELSPPAQAMLLRALSEGEIVPVGGTSVRYVDVRVIAATSRDLRPMVEAGTFREDLFYRLRYFWIHVPALRERGADWELIAGHCLAGLACDGTCKTLARDAREVLGAYHWPGNVRELKGLIDMGFHLAEGREICAGELIPALEGGGMVRRIPLDISIPIPAPDGNGHAPGAAGNGKVQAGQAATAAYERMMRGGESFWAVVREPFMEREISRADVRALLHRCLTETGGSYKRLLPRIGIDPGDYLKFMDFLRHHRLKPEAYARHTE from the coding sequence GTGCGCGGTAACGGGGTGCCCATGCCGCCCGCCGGCGCGCTGAGCGAGCTGGCGCAGGCGGTGCGCGACCGCTCGGTCGAGAGCTGGGGGGCGGCGCGCGCCGTCACGCTCATCGGCCGCGACCCGGCGCTCATCGAGTCGCAGCGCAAGCTGCAGCGCTTCGCCGCCTCCAACGCCCCCATCCTGCTTACCGGCGAGACGGGAACGGGGAAGGAATTGTTCGCCCGCGCGCTGTACCTGCTGGGCGCGCGCCGCGGGAAGCCGTTCATCCGTGTGAACTGCGCGCAGTACCACGACGGCAACCTGATGGCCAGCGAGCTCTTCGGGCACAAGAAGGGGAGCTTCACCGGCGCGGTGGCGGACCACCGGGGGCTGTTCGAGGAGGCCAACGGCGGCGTGGTGTTCCTGGACGAGATCGGCGAGCTTTCGCCGCCCGCGCAGGCCATGCTCCTGCGCGCGCTGAGCGAGGGCGAGATCGTGCCCGTGGGCGGCACCAGCGTGCGCTACGTGGACGTGCGGGTGATCGCCGCCACCAGCCGCGACCTGCGCCCCATGGTCGAGGCGGGGACCTTCCGCGAGGACCTGTTCTATCGCCTGCGCTACTTCTGGATCCACGTGCCGGCGCTGCGCGAGCGCGGGGCCGACTGGGAGCTGATCGCGGGGCACTGTCTGGCCGGGCTGGCGTGCGACGGCACCTGCAAGACGCTGGCGCGCGACGCGCGCGAGGTGCTGGGCGCGTACCACTGGCCGGGGAACGTGCGCGAGCTGAAGGGGCTCATCGACATGGGCTTCCACCTGGCCGAGGGGCGGGAGATCTGCGCGGGCGAGCTGATCCCCGCGCTGGAGGGGGGCGGGATGGTGCGCCGCATCCCCCTCGACATCTCCATCCCCATCCCCGCCCCCGACGGAAACGGCCACGCGCCGGGCGCCGCGGGGAACGGGAAGGTGCAGGCCGGGCAGGCGGCCACGGCGGCGTACGAGCGGATGATGCGCGGCGGCGAGAGCTTCTGGGCCGTGGTGCGCGAGCCGTTCATGGAGCGCGAGATCAGCCGCGCCGACGTGCGGGCGCTGCTGCACCGCTGCCTGACGGAGACGGGCGGAAGCTACAAGCGCCTCCTCCCGCGCATCGGCATCGACCCGGGCGACTACCTGAAGTTCATGGACTTCCTCCGCCACCACCGCCTGAAGCCCGAGGCCTACGCGCGGCACACCGAGTAG
- a CDS encoding UPF0158 family protein has translation MAKIRIDWVELEMAMDSGDGMMRWYLDRETGVVIGLDDDDELEEEEEIRAAIAADEDDRYLAIPSLSSHEGFRVMEDFASMQDDARVRGALLDALDRRHPFRSFKDALAGFPEVREKWFAYQSERLREDALAWLRSEGIDAELVPYVDRSAEKS, from the coding sequence ATGGCGAAGATCCGGATCGACTGGGTCGAGCTCGAGATGGCGATGGACAGCGGCGACGGGATGATGCGCTGGTACCTCGACCGCGAGACCGGCGTCGTGATCGGGCTGGACGACGACGATGAGCTCGAGGAAGAGGAGGAGATCCGCGCGGCGATCGCCGCGGACGAGGACGACCGCTACCTCGCCATCCCTTCGCTGTCGTCGCACGAGGGGTTCCGGGTGATGGAGGACTTCGCGAGCATGCAGGACGACGCGCGGGTCCGCGGCGCGCTCCTCGACGCGCTCGACCGCCGGCACCCGTTCCGCTCGTTCAAGGACGCGCTTGCCGGCTTCCCGGAGGTCCGGGAGAAATGGTTCGCGTACCAGTCCGAACGCCTCCGCGAGGACGCGCTCGCGTGGCTGCGCAGCGAGGGGATCGACGCCGAGCTGGTGCCGTACGTCGACCGCTCCGCCGAGAAATCCTGA
- a CDS encoding SDR family oxidoreductase, which produces MAKNGAEAAGGPVAFISGGAGNLGRAVTRVFLEAGWRVSVALHHTDRKDALDELKSAYAGRVSTCMLDLTTERGADSAIRQTTQWGGRLDAVAHVMGAWHGGAKVGDTSLGVWEAMMSVNLTSGFLLANAAIPRMADGGGGSIVFVASRAAREQRAGNGAYAVSKAGLIVLAETIAEEYRDRGVRANAVLPGTIDTPANRRSMPDADASKWTPPEEIARVVLFLASPESAPVNGAAVPVYGRS; this is translated from the coding sequence ATGGCGAAGAACGGCGCTGAGGCGGCGGGCGGGCCCGTCGCCTTCATCTCCGGCGGCGCGGGAAACCTGGGGCGCGCCGTCACCCGCGTGTTCCTGGAGGCGGGGTGGCGCGTCTCGGTGGCGCTGCACCACACCGACCGCAAGGACGCGCTGGACGAGCTGAAGTCCGCGTACGCCGGGCGCGTGTCCACCTGCATGCTGGACCTGACCACCGAGCGCGGCGCCGACTCGGCCATCCGCCAGACGACCCAGTGGGGCGGGAGACTGGACGCCGTGGCGCACGTGATGGGCGCGTGGCACGGCGGCGCGAAGGTGGGGGATACCTCGCTGGGCGTGTGGGAGGCGATGATGTCGGTGAACCTCACCAGCGGCTTCCTGCTCGCGAACGCCGCCATCCCGCGGATGGCGGACGGCGGCGGCGGGTCGATCGTGTTCGTGGCCTCGCGCGCGGCGCGCGAGCAGCGCGCGGGGAACGGCGCGTACGCGGTCAGCAAGGCGGGGCTCATCGTCCTGGCCGAGACGATCGCCGAGGAGTACCGCGACCGGGGCGTCCGCGCCAACGCCGTGCTCCCCGGCACCATCGACACCCCCGCCAACCGCCGCTCCATGCCGGACGCCGACGCCTCGAAGTGGACGCCGCCGGAGGAGATCGCGCGCGTGGTCCTCTTCCTCGCCTCCCCCGAGTCCGCCCCCGTCAACGGCGCCGCCGTCCCCGTCTACGGCCGCAGCTGA
- a CDS encoding SDR family NAD(P)-dependent oxidoreductase, whose translation MDAGLSLGLTGKRAVVSGASRGVGRAAALMLAQAGADVGVGFLSREADAEAAAAEIRALGRRAYAQAGDISTPWGAELLFERALVEFGGIDIFVGNAGVWVPDEVSIADMTDEQWRRTVAQNLDSIFHTVRLAARFVTPHGRIVLVSSTAGQRGEAFHADYGAVKGAVISLTKSVAVELAPRGITVNCVAPGWTDTEMVEKPMAAGRARIEASIPLGRVASAEDVAGPIVFLCSALARHLTGEVLNVNGGSVLCG comes from the coding sequence GTGGACGCCGGCCTGAGCCTGGGACTGACGGGAAAGCGCGCCGTGGTGAGCGGCGCCTCGCGCGGGGTGGGGCGCGCCGCCGCGCTGATGCTGGCGCAGGCCGGCGCCGACGTGGGCGTGGGCTTCCTGAGCCGCGAGGCCGACGCCGAGGCCGCGGCCGCCGAGATCCGCGCGCTGGGGCGGCGGGCCTACGCGCAGGCGGGCGACATCTCCACCCCGTGGGGCGCGGAGCTGCTCTTCGAGCGCGCGCTGGTGGAGTTCGGGGGGATCGACATCTTCGTGGGGAACGCCGGGGTGTGGGTGCCCGACGAGGTTTCCATCGCCGACATGACCGACGAGCAGTGGCGGCGCACGGTGGCGCAGAACCTGGACTCCATCTTCCACACCGTGCGGCTGGCGGCGCGCTTCGTCACCCCCCACGGGCGCATCGTCCTGGTCTCGTCCACCGCCGGGCAGCGGGGCGAGGCCTTCCACGCGGACTACGGCGCGGTGAAGGGCGCCGTCATCTCCCTGACCAAGTCGGTGGCCGTGGAGCTGGCGCCGCGGGGGATCACGGTGAACTGCGTGGCGCCAGGGTGGACCGACACGGAGATGGTCGAGAAGCCCATGGCCGCCGGCCGCGCGCGCATCGAGGCGTCGATCCCGCTGGGGCGCGTGGCGAGCGCCGAGGACGTGGCGGGGCCGATCGTGTTCCTCTGCTCGGCGCTGGCGCGGCACTTGACCGGCGAGGTGCTGAACGTGAACGGCGGGAGCGTGCTCTGTGGCTGA
- a CDS encoding PAS domain-containing sensor histidine kinase: MNGGTAPGAAANGHGNGRRDARLPGEGEGSAPGSRGAGATPYHLLVERVHDYAISLMDPHGVITHWGEGAVRMAEYTPAEVVGQPLGFLYPAGGAEDGNPDGHLRYAAEHGEYIGEGTRTARDRGPFPARVVLTALHRDGELFGFSMVVQDLSRLRAVEEQLRQALRAAESANVEKSRFLATMSHEIRTPINAILGYADLLDLEVQGPMTEGQRQYLERVRASGRHLLALVEDVLDFARVEAGRLAVAPARASLARTAEAAIGLLRPQAEAQGLRLELECADEVEYWGDDTRVQQILVNLLGNAIKFTDAGGSIRLCCECAEPDRDAELHGPGPWTCARVEDTGIGIPADRLGAVFEPFVQVDNALTRAHQGSGLGLAISRRLARLMGGDLTVRSRAGKGSVFSLWLPAGAPQPQAGDGTVSRGQGSLTPVAQHLATSAAGVVRGYAERLRVDPGTPSARRHTRSELEDHLVTLVTDLAQVLVVLEEDGDDARGIAKDADDVQRLLAIRHGRQRCRLGWSEAEVRREYEILGEEIETSLNAARDVAASRAVDEALPVVRRLLNRAVSLSIGAYREDSQPSAN, from the coding sequence ATGAACGGCGGAACGGCACCCGGCGCGGCGGCGAACGGACACGGCAACGGCCGGAGGGACGCGCGGCTCCCCGGAGAGGGCGAGGGCTCCGCGCCGGGGTCGCGCGGCGCGGGCGCGACTCCCTACCACCTGCTGGTGGAGCGCGTCCACGACTACGCCATCTCGCTGATGGACCCGCACGGCGTGATCACGCACTGGGGCGAGGGCGCCGTGCGGATGGCCGAGTACACCCCCGCCGAGGTGGTGGGCCAGCCGCTGGGCTTTCTCTACCCCGCCGGCGGCGCCGAGGACGGGAACCCCGACGGGCACCTGCGCTACGCCGCCGAGCACGGCGAGTACATCGGCGAGGGCACGCGCACCGCCCGCGACCGCGGCCCCTTCCCGGCGCGCGTGGTGCTCACCGCGCTCCACCGCGACGGCGAGCTGTTCGGCTTCAGCATGGTGGTGCAGGACCTCTCCCGCCTGCGCGCGGTGGAGGAGCAGCTGCGGCAGGCGCTGCGCGCGGCCGAGTCGGCCAACGTGGAGAAGAGCCGCTTCCTGGCCACCATGTCGCACGAGATCCGCACCCCCATCAACGCCATCCTGGGCTACGCCGACCTGCTGGACCTGGAGGTGCAGGGGCCGATGACCGAGGGCCAGCGCCAGTACCTGGAGCGCGTCCGCGCCAGCGGACGGCACCTGCTGGCGCTGGTGGAGGACGTGCTGGACTTCGCGCGGGTGGAGGCGGGGCGGCTGGCGGTGGCGCCGGCGCGGGCCTCGCTGGCGCGCACCGCCGAGGCGGCCATCGGGCTGCTGCGCCCGCAGGCCGAGGCGCAGGGGCTGCGGCTGGAGCTGGAGTGCGCCGACGAGGTGGAGTACTGGGGCGACGACACCCGGGTGCAGCAGATCCTGGTGAACCTGCTGGGCAATGCCATCAAGTTCACCGATGCGGGGGGGAGCATCCGGCTCTGCTGCGAGTGCGCCGAGCCCGACCGCGACGCCGAGCTGCACGGCCCCGGTCCGTGGACCTGCGCGCGGGTGGAGGACACCGGGATCGGCATCCCCGCGGACCGGCTGGGCGCCGTCTTCGAGCCCTTCGTGCAGGTGGACAACGCGCTCACCCGCGCGCACCAGGGAAGCGGGCTCGGCCTCGCCATCTCCCGGCGCCTGGCGCGGCTGATGGGCGGCGACCTGACGGTGCGCAGCCGCGCGGGAAAGGGCTCCGTCTTCTCGCTCTGGCTTCCCGCCGGCGCGCCGCAGCCGCAGGCGGGCGACGGGACCGTGTCGCGCGGGCAGGGGTCGCTCACCCCGGTCGCGCAGCACCTGGCCACCTCGGCCGCGGGCGTCGTGCGCGGCTACGCCGAGCGGTTGCGCGTGGACCCGGGCACGCCCAGCGCCCGCCGCCACACCCGCTCGGAGCTGGAGGACCACCTGGTCACGCTGGTGACGGACCTGGCGCAGGTGCTGGTGGTGCTGGAGGAAGACGGGGACGACGCGCGGGGGATCGCGAAGGACGCCGACGACGTGCAGCGGCTGCTGGCCATCCGCCACGGCCGCCAGCGCTGCCGCCTGGGATGGAGCGAGGCCGAGGTGCGGCGCGAGTACGAGATCCTGGGCGAGGAGATCGAGACGTCGCTGAACGCCGCCCGCGACGTGGCCGCCAGCCGCGCGGTCGACGAGGCGCTCCCCGTCGTCCGCCGCCTGCTGAACCGCGCCGTGAGCCTCTCCATCGGCGCCTACCGCGAGGACTCGCAGCCGTCGGCCAACTGA
- a CDS encoding DUF7005 family protein has protein sequence MSTRADAPARGRAFRAEVLRRHGAGPAEVAELLAYTAVELRRPPRPPALPLDDEPFADAWAGYAAEAEARGAWNVLRERLPQLRFPIAQGMCETDEYRAATRRGLAPPEGPGVELARPEALRLFVHPTPAGRLPVLAAGCRDDFVTLVRALARQNEPSPVPPSMGALMVAGFNNWDRVAALRRAWEAEHPGAAEGEWSAAWREMIPRRELYQDRFVLLAPGPYSGVAAGEMGMEPVRWNELSLTIRLEHEAAHYFSKRVLGAMRPHALDEIVADFAGIAAAAGRYRADWAARFLGVEEALPGFRAGGRLANYRGALGDAAFAVLASLARAAVEALAAFDAARPHRDTGVAERGATLAALFALPLEALAAPDGAARLRRSRARPWRRKVATRTFSTSLPTLR, from the coding sequence ATGAGCACGCGGGCGGACGCCCCTGCGCGCGGCCGGGCCTTCCGCGCCGAGGTCCTGCGCCGGCACGGCGCCGGCCCGGCGGAGGTCGCCGAGCTGCTGGCGTACACCGCCGTGGAGCTGCGCCGCCCGCCGCGCCCCCCCGCGCTCCCGCTGGACGACGAGCCGTTCGCCGATGCGTGGGCGGGGTACGCGGCCGAGGCGGAGGCGCGCGGCGCGTGGAACGTGCTGCGCGAGCGGCTGCCGCAGCTGCGTTTTCCCATCGCCCAGGGGATGTGCGAGACGGACGAGTACCGCGCCGCCACCCGCCGCGGCCTCGCCCCGCCGGAGGGCCCCGGCGTGGAGCTGGCGCGGCCGGAGGCGCTGCGCCTCTTCGTCCATCCCACGCCGGCCGGACGCCTTCCCGTGCTCGCCGCCGGGTGCCGCGACGACTTCGTCACCCTGGTGCGCGCGCTGGCGCGGCAGAACGAGCCGTCGCCCGTCCCCCCGTCGATGGGCGCCCTGATGGTGGCGGGGTTCAACAACTGGGACCGCGTCGCCGCGCTGCGCCGCGCGTGGGAGGCGGAGCATCCCGGCGCGGCCGAGGGAGAGTGGAGCGCGGCGTGGCGGGAGATGATACCCCGCCGCGAGCTGTACCAGGACCGCTTCGTCCTGCTGGCCCCCGGCCCGTACAGCGGCGTGGCGGCGGGGGAGATGGGGATGGAGCCGGTGCGGTGGAACGAGCTCTCGCTCACCATCCGCCTGGAGCACGAGGCGGCGCACTACTTCAGCAAGCGCGTGCTGGGGGCCATGCGCCCCCACGCGCTCGACGAGATCGTGGCCGACTTCGCCGGGATCGCCGCGGCCGCGGGCCGGTACCGGGCAGACTGGGCCGCGCGCTTTCTGGGGGTGGAGGAGGCGCTTCCCGGCTTCCGCGCGGGCGGGCGCCTGGCCAACTACCGCGGCGCGCTGGGCGACGCGGCCTTCGCGGTGCTGGCCTCGCTCGCGCGCGCGGCGGTGGAGGCGCTGGCCGCGTTCGACGCCGCCCGGCCCCATCGGGACACCGGCGTGGCGGAACGGGGTGCTACGCTGGCGGCCCTCTTCGCGCTGCCGCTGGAGGCACTGGCCGCCCCGGACGGGGCGGCGCGGCTGCGGCGTTCGCGGGCCCGTCCGTGGCGCCGGAAGGTTGCAACGCGGACGTTCAGCACATCTTTGCCGACGCTTCGTTGA